One stretch of Corynebacterium auriscanis DNA includes these proteins:
- the murI gene encoding glutamate racemase, translating into MSNNAPIGIFDSGVGGLTVARAVVDLLPRENIVYIGDTANSPYGDKPLAQVRQLSTAIADELVERGCKMIVVACNSASSAFIRDARERYPVPVVEVILPAVRRAVAATRNGKVGVIGTQATVTSGSYQDLFAASPNVDVTAQACPQFVPFVERGITTGRQIVGLAENYLEPLKDADVDTVVLGCTHYPLLAGVVQLVMGDDVTLVNSADETAKMVYRRLSELDLLADEDPNRNVELVFESTGDPTRFAHLAQRFLGPAITDVSRIPDMLQ; encoded by the coding sequence GTGTCCAATAACGCGCCCATCGGCATTTTTGATAGCGGTGTGGGGGGACTGACTGTGGCGCGGGCGGTCGTGGACCTACTGCCGCGGGAAAATATCGTCTATATCGGTGATACCGCAAATTCGCCGTATGGAGATAAACCGTTGGCGCAGGTGCGGCAATTATCGACAGCTATTGCCGATGAGTTGGTGGAGCGCGGCTGCAAAATGATCGTGGTGGCCTGTAATTCGGCCAGCTCGGCTTTTATTCGGGACGCACGGGAGCGCTATCCAGTGCCAGTGGTCGAGGTGATTTTGCCCGCGGTGCGCCGTGCGGTTGCTGCGACCCGAAACGGGAAGGTGGGAGTGATCGGCACGCAGGCCACGGTGACCAGTGGGAGCTACCAGGACCTTTTTGCGGCTAGCCCCAACGTAGATGTCACGGCACAGGCCTGTCCGCAGTTTGTCCCGTTCGTGGAACGGGGAATTACTACCGGACGGCAGATTGTGGGGTTGGCGGAAAACTACTTGGAACCCCTGAAAGATGCAGATGTGGACACCGTGGTGTTGGGGTGCACGCATTACCCGTTGCTGGCTGGGGTGGTGCAGTTGGTGATGGGGGATGACGTGACGTTGGTGAACTCCGCTGATGAAACCGCGAAGATGGTCTACCGGCGGCTCAGCGAGCTGGACCTACTGGCGGATGAGGATCCGAATAGGAATGTGGAACTGGTGTTTGAGTCCACCGGGGATCCCACACGATTTGCCCATTTGGCGCAACGGTTCTTGGGCCCGGCGATCACGGATGTCTCGCGCATTCCAGATATGCTGCAGTAG
- a CDS encoding MBL fold metallo-hydrolase, with protein MELVVLGCSGSVAGPQAPASGYLVRSEGTEDLLMDIGPGVLAAMQAAGDIDPAQCHMAFSHMHADHCLDFPSLLVWRRFHPTAPSGRVHDLIGPRIAFDHLSHAAGDFPDQPDDFSDTFAVSHYRVGTSQFDATRWPCTTMGGLQVFAAEAVHTTESYLLRVHDTQGASVVYTGDTAYTEHLVNLAQGADVLVCEATWCDRDSGMPQGMHMSGHDAGRVAAAAGVGKLILTHIPPWGDAQCALAAAKQHFDGPAEVAYPGMRVRWGM; from the coding sequence ATGGAACTGGTAGTGCTCGGCTGCTCCGGCAGCGTTGCTGGCCCACAAGCGCCAGCCTCTGGATACCTAGTGCGCAGCGAGGGCACGGAAGACCTGTTGATGGATATCGGCCCTGGGGTTCTGGCAGCGATGCAGGCTGCCGGGGACATTGACCCTGCGCAATGCCACATGGCTTTTTCCCACATGCATGCTGATCACTGCCTGGATTTTCCCTCCCTTTTGGTGTGGCGCCGTTTCCATCCCACGGCTCCCTCTGGGCGGGTGCATGATTTGATCGGCCCGCGCATCGCGTTCGACCATTTGTCGCACGCAGCCGGCGATTTTCCCGATCAGCCGGATGATTTTTCCGATACCTTCGCCGTCTCTCACTATCGGGTGGGAACTTCTCAATTCGACGCCACGCGCTGGCCGTGTACGACCATGGGCGGATTACAGGTTTTTGCTGCCGAAGCAGTGCATACAACTGAGAGCTACCTCTTGCGAGTGCATGATACGCAGGGGGCGAGTGTGGTTTATACGGGTGATACTGCGTACACCGAACACCTTGTAAACCTCGCTCAGGGCGCGGATGTATTGGTGTGTGAAGCCACCTGGTGCGATCGCGATTCTGGCATGCCGCAGGGTATGCACATGAGTGGGCATGACGCCGGTAGGGTGGCGGCTGCAGCGGGAGTGGGGAAGCTCATCCTCACACACATTCCGCCGTGGGGCGATGCACAGTGTGCCTTGGCTGCGGCGAAGCAGCATTTTGACGGCCCAGCGGAAGTGGCCTACCCGGGGATGCGCGTGCGCTGGGGGATGTAG